A genomic segment from Triticum dicoccoides isolate Atlit2015 ecotype Zavitan chromosome 1A, WEW_v2.0, whole genome shotgun sequence encodes:
- the LOC119280883 gene encoding polypyrimidine tract-binding protein homolog 3-like, with amino-acid sequence MAEPSKVIHIRNVGHEITEADLLQLLQPFGSVSKLVMLRGKNQALLQMQDIHSSVSALQYYSAVQPSVRGRHVYMQFSSHQELTTDQSSHSRNSDQESEPNRILLATVHHVLYPITVEILHQVFKAYGYVEKIVKFQKSAGFQALIQYQSRHEAVEALAALHGRNIYDGCCQLDIQYSNLSELQVHFNNERTRDFTNPSLPTEQRPRPSQQGFPDPGGLYPFQQPGGPYSQTGRAATIAAAFGGTLPPGVTGTNERCTLIVSNLNTDKTNEDKLFNLFSLYGNIVRIKVLHNKPDLALVEMADGLQAELAVNYLKAATLFGNKLDVNYSKYPTITPAPDAHDYINSGLNRFNTNVVKNYRHCCAPTKMIHVSALAQDVSEEALLAHLSEHGSIVGTKLFEVNGKRQALVLFESEEEATEALVSKHATPLEGSTIRISFSQMQSL; translated from the exons ATGGCGGAGCCGTCCAAGGTGATCCACATCCGGAACGTCGGGCACGAGATCACCGAG GCCGATCTGCTCCAGCTGCTGCAGCCGTTCGGCTCGGTGTCCAAGCTCGTCATGCTGCGTGGCAAGAATCAG GCCCTTCTCCAGATGCAAGACATTCATTCTTCCGTGAGCGCGCTGCAATACTACAGTGCTGTCCAACCTAGCGTAAG GGGGAGGCATGTTTACATGCAATTTTCATCCCATCAAGAACTTACCACTGACCAGAGCTCTCATAGCCGGAATTCTGATCAG GAATCAGAACCCAACCGAATCCTTCTAGCTACTGTCCACCACGTGCTCTATCCTATAACGGTGGAGATTCTGCATCAAGTTTTCAAAGCATATGGATATGTGGAGAAGATTGTCAAATTTCAGAAGTCAGCTG GCTTTCAGGCCCTCATCCAGTATCAATCGCGTCATGAGGCTGTGGAAGCACTTGCTGCTTTGCAT GGAAGGAACATATATGATGGTTGCTGCCAGCTAGACATCCAATATTCCAA TCTCAGCGAACTGCAAGTCCATTTCAACAATGAGAGAACTAG GGATTTCACGAATCCATCATTGCCTACAGAACAACGTCCAAGGCCCTCCCAG CAAGGTTTTCCAGATCCTGGGGGTCTCTATCCTTTCCAACAACCTGGAG GTCCGTATTCACAG ACAGGAAGAGCTGCAACGATTGCAGCTGCATTTGGTGGAACTTTACCGCCTGGAGTGACCGGTACCAATGAACGGTGCACACTGATAGTCAGTAATTTGAACACTGAT AAAACCAATGAGGATAAGCTTTTCAATCTCTTCTCTTTATATGGAAACATAGTTCGAATCAAGGTGCTGCACAACAAACCAGATCTCGCCCTTGTAGAAATGGCTGATGGGTTACAGGCCGAGCTAGCTGTGAACTATCTAAAG GCGGCCACGCTATTTGGTAACAAGTTGGACGTCAACTACTCGAAGTACCCCACCATAACCCCTGCCCCTGACGCGCATGACTACATCAACTCGGGCCTGAACCGCTTCAACACCAACGTGGTAAAGAACTACCGGCATTGCTGCGCTCCAACCAAGATGATCCACGTCTCCGCCCTCGCACAGGACGTCTCCGAGGAAGCGCTCCTCGCCCATCTGTCTGAGCACGGCTCTATCGTCGGCACAAAGCTGTTCGAGGTGAACGGCAAGAGGCAGGCCCTCGTCCTGTTCGAGAGCGAGGAGGAAGCGACCGAGGCCCTCGTGTCGAAGCACGCCACCCCGCTGGAGGGGAGCACCATCCGGATCTCATTTTcccagatgcagagcctgtag